A DNA window from Streptomyces sp. CA-278952 contains the following coding sequences:
- a CDS encoding MBL fold metallo-hydrolase: protein MTGADYLLPFRTRLRAMRTESFGADPAGARMERIRRSPHFVDGVFQNPVGARTRPSGSTVEFAKIYFHKEQRARRTPMGNVPVHATTLADLAVPPATGLRLTWMGHSSVLAEIDGRRVLFDPVWGERCSPFPFAGPKRLHPTPLSLAALGPVDVVVISHDHYDHLDLPTIHALAGTGTVFAVPLGVGAHLERWGVPTSRMRELDWNETATVAGISLTATPARHFCGRGLRNQQHALWASWAVAGPEHRIYHSGDTGYFPGFRDIGAGHGPFDATMIQIGAYSEYWPDIHMTPAEGMRAHLDLQGGRPHGVLLPIHWGTFNLAPHAWAEPGEWTKDAGEEAGQAVAFPRPGEPFEPAGKLPTEPWWRPVSQPIVTPWRRPKVTDTPPVQREEVDLAGER from the coding sequence GTGACCGGCGCTGACTACTTGCTTCCGTTCCGCACGAGACTGCGCGCGATGCGCACCGAGTCCTTCGGAGCCGATCCGGCCGGAGCGCGGATGGAGCGCATCCGCCGCTCGCCCCATTTCGTCGACGGAGTGTTCCAGAACCCGGTGGGGGCGCGGACCAGGCCCTCCGGGTCCACCGTCGAGTTCGCCAAGATCTACTTCCACAAGGAGCAGCGGGCCCGCAGGACGCCGATGGGCAACGTGCCCGTCCACGCCACGACCCTCGCCGATCTGGCCGTACCCCCCGCCACCGGGCTCCGGCTGACCTGGATGGGCCATTCCAGCGTGCTGGCGGAGATCGACGGGCGGCGGGTCCTGTTCGACCCGGTCTGGGGCGAGCGCTGTTCCCCGTTCCCCTTCGCCGGGCCCAAGCGCCTGCACCCCACTCCGCTGTCGCTGGCCGCGCTCGGACCCGTCGACGTGGTCGTCATCTCCCACGACCACTACGACCACCTCGACCTGCCGACGATCCACGCACTGGCCGGCACCGGCACGGTCTTCGCCGTGCCTCTCGGTGTCGGAGCCCATCTGGAGCGCTGGGGCGTCCCCACGAGCCGGATGCGCGAGCTCGACTGGAACGAGACCGCGACCGTCGCCGGAATCAGCCTCACCGCCACCCCGGCACGCCACTTCTGCGGCCGCGGGCTGCGCAACCAGCAGCACGCCCTCTGGGCGTCGTGGGCCGTCGCGGGTCCGGAGCACCGGATCTACCACAGTGGGGACACCGGCTATTTCCCCGGCTTCCGGGACATCGGGGCCGGACACGGGCCCTTCGACGCCACCATGATCCAGATCGGCGCGTACTCGGAGTACTGGCCGGACATCCACATGACCCCCGCCGAAGGCATGCGCGCCCACCTGGACCTCCAGGGCGGTCGCCCGCACGGCGTACTGCTGCCGATCCACTGGGGCACCTTCAATCTGGCCCCGCACGCCTGGGCGGAACCGGGCGAGTGGACGAAGGACGCCGGTGAGGAGGCCGGGCAGGCGGTGGCATTCCCCCGGCCGGGCGAGCCGTTCGAGCCGGCGGGGAAGCTGCCGACCGAGCCATGGTGGCGTCCGGTGTCCCAGCCGATCGTGACCCCGTGGCGGCGTCCGAAGGTGACGGATACGCCACCGGTGCAGCGAGAGGAAGTCGACCTTGCGGGTGAGCGGTGA
- a CDS encoding PPOX class F420-dependent oxidoreductase — translation MTRIEPAQDALLRLFGEHDGGVLVTLKQDGRPQLSNVNHAFSPEERVVRVSITEDRAKTRNLRRDPRASYHVTSDDRWAWTVADGTAELTPPAAAPDDATVEALITLYRDVRGEHPDWDDYRRAMVEDRRVLLTLRVDHVYGQPRG, via the coding sequence ATGACGCGAATCGAACCGGCACAGGACGCACTGCTCCGTCTCTTCGGTGAGCACGACGGCGGAGTCCTGGTCACTCTGAAGCAGGACGGACGCCCCCAGCTGTCCAACGTCAATCACGCCTTCTCTCCCGAGGAGCGGGTGGTCCGTGTCTCGATCACCGAGGACCGCGCCAAGACCCGTAACCTGCGGCGCGACCCCCGGGCGAGCTACCACGTCACCAGTGACGACCGCTGGGCCTGGACCGTCGCCGACGGGACCGCCGAGCTGACCCCGCCCGCCGCGGCGCCCGACGACGCCACGGTGGAGGCGCTGATCACGCTCTACCGGGACGTCAGGGGCGAACACCCCGACTGGGACGACTACCGGCGGGCCATGGTCGAGGACCGCAGGGTGCTGCTCACCCTGCGCGTCGACCATGTCTACGGGCAGCCGCGTGGCTGA
- a CDS encoding TetR/AcrR family transcriptional regulator: MAGVRLNVAERREELLRATVGQVEARGVSSVRIADVASVLGVSNALVLYHFSTKEKLVVAAFAYAAEADLEDPRSAAWRLTALLDGMAVQTTSYAGPLSRATMLRWTDEALARELGIGLAELTGPPAAEPYGADRSATG, translated from the coding sequence GTGGCTGGAGTCCGGTTGAACGTGGCGGAGCGGCGTGAGGAGCTGTTGCGCGCGACGGTCGGGCAGGTCGAGGCCCGTGGGGTCTCGTCCGTGCGGATCGCGGATGTGGCCTCGGTGCTGGGCGTGAGCAACGCGCTCGTCCTCTACCACTTCTCGACCAAGGAGAAGCTGGTCGTGGCGGCTTTCGCGTACGCGGCCGAGGCCGATCTCGAGGATCCCCGGTCGGCGGCCTGGCGGCTGACCGCCCTGCTGGACGGGATGGCGGTGCAGACGACCTCGTACGCGGGTCCGCTCTCCCGGGCCACGATGCTGCGGTGGACCGACGAGGCGCTCGCCCGTGAACTGGGCATCGGCCTGGCGGAGCTGACCGGTCCGCCGGCCGCCGAACCCTACGGAGCGGATCGTTCCGCGACCGGCTGA
- a CDS encoding DUF6745 domain-containing protein has product MQNVNSWRSVAAATGRADRAAAEAGVRRAYRTAGLAEPDRIIWAASPRAAVETVEKLADAGRSVREEVRTRPWAEERRRMYDELGPAGWSALWSATGAQLWETTGALAERIRTGVVADLAPRPADEGAVRLVLLDAVLGQHDAAWLAAFDGRGDRLTGLAEVARNAGWWWPYEHAAVISERPDVLHRDEAGRLDHGEGPALAYGDGFALHAWRGMPVPAAFLAELSSLTPERIRAEENAELRRVMLEYYGYDRYLTESGAEPVHRDETGILWRISLAGDEDVVMVEVVNSTPEPDGTYRTYWLRVPPATRTAKEGVAWTFGLDGAAYAPVRQT; this is encoded by the coding sequence ATGCAGAACGTGAATTCCTGGCGGAGCGTGGCGGCGGCGACCGGCCGGGCGGACCGGGCGGCGGCCGAGGCCGGTGTGCGGCGCGCCTATCGCACCGCGGGCCTGGCCGAGCCGGACCGGATCATCTGGGCCGCATCGCCGCGGGCCGCCGTCGAGACGGTGGAGAAGCTGGCCGACGCCGGACGGTCGGTGCGCGAGGAGGTCCGCACCCGCCCATGGGCCGAGGAGCGCCGCCGGATGTACGACGAGCTGGGCCCGGCGGGCTGGTCGGCGCTCTGGTCCGCCACCGGAGCCCAGCTGTGGGAGACCACGGGCGCACTCGCCGAGCGGATACGGACCGGTGTCGTCGCGGACCTGGCGCCGCGACCCGCGGACGAGGGCGCCGTGCGGCTGGTGCTCCTGGACGCCGTGCTCGGCCAGCACGACGCCGCCTGGCTCGCCGCCTTCGACGGGCGGGGCGACCGGCTGACGGGCCTCGCGGAGGTGGCCCGCAACGCCGGCTGGTGGTGGCCCTACGAGCACGCCGCGGTCATCAGCGAGCGGCCCGACGTCCTCCACCGCGACGAGGCGGGCCGGCTCGACCACGGCGAGGGACCGGCCCTCGCCTACGGGGACGGCTTCGCCCTCCACGCCTGGCGCGGCATGCCCGTTCCCGCCGCGTTCCTGGCCGAGCTGTCCTCCCTCACCCCCGAGCGGATCCGCGCCGAGGAGAACGCGGAGCTGCGCCGCGTGATGCTGGAGTACTACGGCTACGACCGGTATCTCACCGAGTCGGGCGCCGAACCGGTCCACCGCGACGAGACGGGCATCCTCTGGCGCATCTCCCTCGCGGGCGACGAGGACGTGGTGATGGTCGAGGTGGTCAACTCCACCCCCGAGCCGGACGGTACGTACCGCACCTACTGGCTGCGCGTGCCGCCCGCCACCCGGACCGCGAAGGAGGGGGTGGCCTGGACGTTCGGACTGGACGGAGCGGCCTACGCACCGGTGCGCCAGACCTGA
- a CDS encoding STM4015 family protein has protein sequence MYGAQHLHEFGGLPVVDFQHTSDEGSRPAADAVAWRVSVDPYDDDDRPWEEEFADFLDKVDPAGVRALLIGQWGEAYEETSSAAIGRVIAAADRLTSLEAVFVGDLEAEEAEITWIQQSDVTVLLAAFPGLTEFGVRGGSGLVFPPAKHAALRSLTVQAGGLPAEVVRGVLDSELPALERLDLWLGVSAYEGDTDLADLAPLLAGTRFPRLNHLGVRNSEIQNEITSAVASAPVVAQLRVLDLSNGTLGDEGAAALLEGQPLTHLELLDLHHHFLTDAMAERVRSALEPHGVRVDLSEKCEPWGDRGAEGRYTAVSE, from the coding sequence ATGTACGGTGCGCAGCATCTGCACGAGTTCGGCGGCCTTCCGGTCGTCGACTTCCAGCACACGTCCGACGAGGGCTCCCGGCCCGCCGCGGACGCCGTGGCCTGGCGTGTCTCCGTCGACCCGTACGACGACGACGACCGGCCCTGGGAGGAGGAGTTCGCCGACTTCCTGGACAAGGTCGACCCGGCCGGCGTCCGAGCCCTGCTCATCGGCCAGTGGGGCGAGGCGTACGAGGAGACCTCCTCCGCGGCGATCGGCCGGGTGATCGCCGCCGCCGACCGGCTGACCTCGCTGGAGGCGGTGTTCGTCGGGGATCTGGAGGCGGAGGAGGCCGAGATCACCTGGATCCAGCAGTCGGACGTGACCGTGCTGCTGGCCGCCTTCCCCGGGCTGACGGAGTTCGGCGTGCGCGGCGGCTCCGGGCTGGTGTTCCCGCCGGCGAAACACGCTGCGCTGCGGTCGCTGACCGTCCAGGCGGGCGGTCTCCCCGCCGAGGTGGTCCGGGGTGTGCTGGACAGCGAACTGCCCGCGCTGGAGCGGCTGGACCTCTGGCTCGGTGTGTCCGCCTACGAGGGCGATACCGACCTCGCCGACCTCGCTCCGCTGCTGGCCGGCACCCGTTTTCCCCGGCTGAACCACCTGGGCGTGCGCAACAGCGAGATCCAGAACGAGATCACGTCGGCCGTCGCCTCGGCTCCGGTAGTCGCCCAGCTGCGGGTCCTCGACCTGTCGAACGGGACGCTGGGCGACGAAGGGGCGGCCGCCCTCCTCGAAGGGCAGCCGCTGACCCATCTGGAACTCCTCGATCTCCACCACCACTTCCTCACCGACGCGATGGCCGAGCGGGTCCGTTCCGCCCTGGAGCCGCACGGCGTGCGGGTCGACCTCTCCGAGAAGTGCGAGCCCTGGGGCGACCGGGGTGCCGAGGGCCGCTACACCGCCGTCTCGGAGTAG
- a CDS encoding STM4015 family protein yields MTYIGLEHLDRFHGLPVHTPAPSSGFLPAAETVAWRLEGDYGEDRDFAGWWQEFLDTVDTARVQALVVGPWWHDGHTPFAPVMELIVAHADRFPGLRGLFLADVVDEECHVSWLQMCDITPVLEALPLLEEFAVRGCGREGLGLRPLRHASLKSLRFESGGLPGEVVRAVSASQLPALERLDLWFGRSWYGGDATVDDIRPVLSGGVFPRLRHLGLQNSEIQDEIAAAVGSAPVVAQLETLALSMGTLSDTGGEALLNGQPLNHLATLDLRHHYLTEPVLDRVRTACAPAVVEAGEAEKDYGDPDDEDYEPERYVAVSE; encoded by the coding sequence ATGACATACATCGGCCTCGAGCACCTTGACCGCTTCCACGGGCTGCCGGTCCACACCCCGGCGCCGTCGTCCGGATTCCTGCCCGCCGCCGAGACCGTGGCCTGGCGGCTGGAGGGCGACTACGGCGAGGACAGGGACTTCGCCGGCTGGTGGCAGGAGTTCCTGGACACGGTGGACACGGCCCGGGTCCAGGCGCTCGTCGTCGGCCCCTGGTGGCATGACGGCCACACGCCGTTCGCCCCGGTGATGGAGCTGATCGTCGCCCACGCGGACCGCTTCCCCGGGCTGCGCGGGCTCTTCCTCGCCGATGTCGTGGATGAGGAGTGCCATGTGTCCTGGTTGCAGATGTGCGACATCACCCCGGTGCTCGAAGCGCTGCCGCTGCTGGAGGAGTTCGCCGTGCGTGGCTGTGGCCGGGAGGGGCTGGGGCTGCGCCCGCTGCGCCATGCGTCGCTGAAGTCGCTGCGCTTCGAGTCCGGCGGCCTGCCCGGCGAGGTGGTGCGGGCGGTCTCCGCGAGCCAACTGCCCGCGTTGGAGCGGCTGGACCTGTGGTTCGGCAGATCGTGGTACGGCGGCGACGCCACCGTCGACGACATCCGGCCGGTCCTGTCGGGGGGCGTGTTCCCCCGGCTGCGCCACCTGGGGCTGCAGAACAGCGAGATACAGGACGAGATCGCCGCCGCGGTCGGTTCCGCGCCCGTCGTCGCCCAGTTGGAGACCCTGGCGCTGTCGATGGGCACCCTGAGCGACACGGGCGGCGAGGCCCTGCTCAACGGGCAGCCCCTGAACCACCTGGCCACGCTCGACCTGCGCCACCACTACCTCACCGAGCCGGTGCTGGACCGCGTCAGGACCGCGTGTGCCCCGGCCGTCGTCGAGGCGGGCGAGGCCGAGAAGGACTACGGGGACCCGGACGACGAGGACTACGAACCGGAACGCTATGTCGCGGTCAGCGAGTAG
- a CDS encoding STM4014 family protein, with amino-acid sequence MSRSASSGGDGPVPRFAVVGNPDNRRVAFFEEAVRSAGLPPARVVPWLRVLRGEAAFAAGESVRIDSPGEDDEVERLLRGVDDPTRVEGSARWYERFTAAVGAVAGAASAAGAEVLGSPGDIAVLFDKRLCHGLLDRAGVPVPASPTSGPGAAPVRGWSDVRELLREHRMPRAFVKLAHGSSASGVLAVETAGPGRVRASTSVERDASGRLFNSLRVRRYSSEAEVGAVVDALAPDGLHIERWLPKASQRGRAADLRIVVVGGRATHAVVRTSTSPMTNLHLGGARGDLDEVRAAVAAAGGCWREALAMCERAAACFPGTPCVGVDLLPTAGWRRFAVGEVNAFGDLLPGLTGLPGSGAEGLNTYAAQVAAVLDRARNHRAVTPS; translated from the coding sequence ATGTCGCGGTCAGCGAGTAGCGGCGGGGACGGCCCGGTGCCGCGCTTCGCGGTCGTCGGCAATCCGGACAACCGCCGGGTCGCCTTCTTCGAGGAGGCCGTGCGCTCGGCCGGGCTGCCGCCGGCCCGGGTGGTGCCCTGGCTCCGGGTGCTGCGCGGCGAGGCGGCGTTCGCGGCGGGCGAGAGCGTACGGATCGATTCGCCCGGTGAGGACGACGAAGTGGAGCGGCTGCTCCGCGGGGTCGACGACCCGACCCGGGTGGAGGGTTCGGCCCGGTGGTACGAGCGCTTCACCGCGGCGGTGGGCGCGGTGGCGGGCGCCGCCTCGGCCGCCGGCGCCGAGGTGCTGGGCTCCCCCGGTGACATCGCCGTGCTCTTCGACAAGCGGCTGTGCCACGGGCTCCTCGACCGTGCGGGGGTCCCCGTGCCCGCCTCCCCGACGTCCGGCCCCGGGGCGGCCCCGGTGCGCGGCTGGTCCGACGTACGGGAGTTGCTGCGCGAGCATCGGATGCCCCGGGCGTTCGTGAAGCTCGCGCACGGCTCCTCCGCCTCCGGGGTGCTGGCGGTGGAGACGGCGGGACCCGGCCGGGTCCGGGCGAGCACCTCCGTGGAGCGGGACGCGTCGGGCCGGCTGTTCAACTCGCTGCGGGTGCGGCGCTACAGCTCGGAGGCGGAGGTCGGCGCGGTCGTGGACGCGCTGGCCCCGGACGGGCTGCACATCGAGCGCTGGCTGCCGAAGGCGTCCCAGCGGGGACGGGCCGCGGATCTGCGGATCGTGGTGGTCGGCGGCCGGGCGACGCACGCCGTGGTGCGGACGAGCACGAGCCCCATGACCAATCTGCATCTGGGCGGAGCGCGCGGCGACCTCGACGAGGTCCGGGCCGCCGTGGCGGCCGCCGGCGGCTGCTGGCGTGAGGCGCTGGCGATGTGCGAGCGGGCGGCGGCCTGCTTCCCCGGGACGCCCTGTGTGGGCGTCGACCTCCTGCCCACGGCCGGCTGGCGGCGCTTCGCCGTCGGCGAGGTCAACGCTTTCGGCGACCTGCTGCCCGGACTGACCGGTCTGCCGGGCAGCGGCGCCGAGGGTCTGAACACCTATGCGGCGCAGGTCGCCGCCGTACTGGACCGAGCAAGGAACCACCGTGCCGTCACCCCTTCCTGA
- a CDS encoding STM4013/SEN3800 family hydrolase, with amino-acid sequence MGEVVGSHDLLLVTLDTLRHDVAVELADAGRLPNLARHLPGGGWEERHAPGSFTYASHQAMFAGFLPTPASPGPHPRLFAARFAGSETTADGTFVFDTPDLVSGLAAEGYRTVCVGGVGFFNRQGPLGSVLPGMFQESHWEPGFGVASPTSFEEQVARAEQVVAALPREQRLFLFVNVSALHQPNWFHLPGATHEAGDSRATHAAALEYVDRHIGRLFAAASSRRRCFAIVCSDHGTAYGDDGYTGHRLGHPAVWTVPYAHFFLEPSASLAPGAAR; translated from the coding sequence ATGGGCGAGGTCGTGGGAAGCCACGATCTGCTGCTGGTCACCCTGGACACCCTGCGGCACGATGTCGCCGTCGAGCTGGCAGATGCCGGGCGGCTCCCCAACCTCGCCCGGCATCTGCCCGGGGGCGGCTGGGAGGAGCGGCATGCTCCGGGCAGCTTCACCTACGCCTCGCACCAGGCGATGTTCGCCGGGTTCCTGCCGACGCCCGCCTCCCCCGGCCCGCATCCCCGGTTGTTCGCGGCGCGGTTCGCGGGCAGTGAGACGACGGCGGACGGCACGTTCGTGTTCGACACGCCGGATCTGGTGTCGGGGCTGGCCGCCGAGGGTTACCGCACGGTGTGCGTCGGCGGGGTCGGCTTCTTCAACCGTCAGGGGCCGCTCGGATCGGTGCTGCCCGGGATGTTCCAGGAGAGCCACTGGGAACCCGGCTTCGGCGTCGCCTCCCCCACCTCGTTCGAGGAGCAGGTGGCCAGGGCGGAGCAGGTCGTCGCGGCGCTCCCCCGGGAGCAGCGGCTGTTCCTCTTCGTCAACGTGTCCGCCCTGCACCAGCCGAACTGGTTCCATCTGCCCGGGGCGACCCATGAGGCGGGCGACTCCCGGGCCACGCACGCGGCGGCCCTGGAGTACGTGGACCGGCACATCGGCCGGCTCTTCGCCGCGGCGAGCAGCCGTCGCCGGTGCTTCGCCATCGTCTGCTCGGACCACGGCACCGCCTACGGCGACGACGGCTACACCGGTCACCGGCTCGGCCACCCGGCCGTCTGGACCGTCCCGTACGCCCACTTCTTCCTCGAACCATCCGCGTCGCTCGCCCCGGGGGCCGCCCGATGA
- a CDS encoding STM4012 family radical SAM protein, producing the protein MTTTVAAGAATAVRPYESYVYAYPHKTAYRPLRDRPALRSLWAAEPKDALSLYLHIPFCEVRCGFCNLFTRIGAPEELTTRYLDALERQAVAVRDALGDEEPVRFAAAAFGGGTPTFLTASELERLCDIAEKRMGADLRSVPLSVETSPSTATADRLAVLADRGTTRISIGVQSFVDEEARAAVRPQRRADVEAALGRIREARIPVLNIDLIYGIDGQTERSWLSSLDAALAWRPEELYLYPLYVRPLTGLHRRGAAAGAEAEALEQAAWDEQRLRLYAVGRDHLLAHGYEQVSMRMFRRSDGPREQKGPEDYACQTDGMIGLGCGARSYTAALHYSFDYAVDMREIRSIIDGFTAVEDFSRAEVGRYVDADEARRRHLLQSLLQAAGLPVADYRARFGTDPGADFPAELAGFAARGWLDASAPDGLLRLSPSGLAHSDALGPALFSPGVRAAMAAYERR; encoded by the coding sequence ATGACCACCACCGTCGCCGCGGGAGCGGCCACCGCCGTCCGGCCGTACGAGAGTTACGTCTACGCCTATCCGCACAAGACGGCCTACCGGCCGCTTCGGGACCGTCCGGCGCTGCGGTCGCTGTGGGCGGCGGAGCCCAAGGACGCGCTCTCCCTCTACCTCCACATACCGTTCTGCGAGGTCCGCTGCGGTTTCTGCAACCTCTTCACCCGGATCGGCGCGCCCGAGGAGCTGACAACGCGCTATCTGGACGCGTTGGAGCGGCAGGCCGTCGCCGTGCGGGACGCGCTGGGCGACGAGGAGCCGGTGCGGTTCGCCGCGGCGGCGTTCGGGGGCGGCACGCCGACGTTCCTGACCGCGAGTGAGCTGGAGCGGCTCTGCGACATAGCGGAGAAGCGGATGGGCGCCGACCTGCGCTCGGTGCCGCTGTCGGTGGAGACCTCCCCGTCCACGGCGACGGCGGACCGACTGGCGGTGCTGGCCGACCGGGGCACGACGCGGATCAGCATCGGTGTGCAGAGTTTCGTGGACGAGGAGGCGCGGGCCGCCGTCCGTCCGCAGCGTCGCGCCGATGTGGAGGCGGCGCTCGGCCGGATCCGCGAGGCCCGGATCCCGGTGCTGAACATCGACCTGATCTACGGCATCGACGGGCAGACCGAGCGCAGCTGGCTCTCCTCGCTGGACGCGGCGCTGGCCTGGCGGCCGGAGGAGCTGTATCTCTATCCGCTGTACGTCCGCCCGCTCACCGGTCTGCACCGCCGGGGCGCGGCGGCCGGCGCCGAGGCGGAGGCCCTGGAGCAGGCCGCCTGGGACGAGCAGCGGCTGCGGCTGTACGCGGTGGGGCGGGACCATCTGCTGGCGCACGGCTACGAACAGGTGTCGATGCGGATGTTCCGGCGGTCCGACGGACCGCGGGAACAGAAGGGTCCCGAGGACTACGCCTGCCAGACCGACGGCATGATCGGCCTCGGCTGCGGTGCCCGTTCGTACACGGCGGCCCTGCACTACTCCTTCGACTACGCGGTGGACATGCGGGAGATCCGGTCGATCATCGACGGGTTCACCGCCGTCGAGGACTTCTCCCGGGCCGAGGTCGGCCGGTACGTCGACGCGGACGAGGCGCGACGGAGGCATCTGCTGCAGTCGCTGCTCCAGGCGGCGGGGCTGCCGGTGGCGGACTACCGGGCCCGGTTCGGTACGGATCCGGGCGCGGATTTCCCGGCCGAGCTGGCGGGGTTCGCGGCCCGTGGCTGGCTGGACGCGTCGGCGCCGGACGGTCTGCTGAGGCTGTCCCCGTCGGGCCTCGCCCACTCCGACGCGCTGGGTCCCGCGCTGTTCTCCCCCGGGGTGCGGGCCGCGATGGCCGCGTACGAGCGGAGGTGA
- a CDS encoding STM4011 family radical SAM protein, with protein sequence MDLTILYRGPLASCDYDCPYCPFAKRRDSRAQLTADREALERFTGWAAERTGDRLSVLFTPWGEGLVRSWYRRALTDLSRLPHIGRVAIQTNLSGRTDWLADADPERVALWCTYHPGQTPYERFLGKCRELSARGIRYSVGVVGFDAHLEEARRLRAALPQEVYLWVNAAEGHTYTDAEAARWTELDPLFPYSRDPHRSAGLPCRTGESVISVDGDGTVRRCHFVKAELGNLYDGSYRRALGPRSCPLAVCDCHIGYVHLESLPLYDVFAGGVLERIPAGNPPAGGTPPVGLVVPGPTRRALPLLEP encoded by the coding sequence ATGGACCTGACGATTCTCTACCGGGGCCCGCTCGCCTCCTGCGACTACGACTGTCCGTACTGCCCGTTCGCCAAGCGGCGGGACAGCCGCGCGCAGCTCACGGCGGACCGGGAGGCGCTGGAGCGGTTCACCGGCTGGGCCGCGGAGCGGACCGGTGACCGGCTGTCCGTGCTGTTCACCCCGTGGGGCGAGGGCCTGGTGCGCTCCTGGTACCGGCGGGCGCTGACCGATCTCTCACGGCTGCCGCACATCGGGCGGGTGGCGATCCAGACGAACCTGAGCGGCCGCACCGACTGGCTGGCCGACGCCGATCCGGAGCGGGTCGCGCTCTGGTGCACGTACCACCCGGGGCAGACACCGTACGAGCGGTTCCTGGGCAAGTGCCGGGAGCTGTCCGCGAGGGGAATCCGCTACAGCGTCGGCGTGGTGGGCTTCGACGCCCATCTGGAGGAGGCGCGGCGGTTGCGGGCGGCGCTGCCGCAGGAGGTCTATCTCTGGGTGAACGCCGCCGAGGGCCACACCTACACCGACGCGGAGGCGGCGCGGTGGACGGAGCTGGATCCGCTGTTCCCCTACAGCCGTGATCCGCACCGTTCGGCGGGGCTGCCCTGCCGGACGGGCGAGTCGGTGATCTCGGTGGACGGCGACGGCACGGTGCGGCGCTGTCACTTCGTCAAGGCGGAGCTGGGGAATCTCTACGACGGCAGCTACCGCCGGGCGCTCGGCCCGCGGTCCTGTCCGCTCGCCGTGTGCGACTGCCACATCGGTTATGTGCATCTGGAGTCGCTGCCGCTGTACGACGTGTTCGCGGGCGGTGTCCTGGAGCGGATACCGGCAGGAAACCCCCCGGCCGGGGGCACGCCGCCGGTCGGGCTCGTGGTGCCGGGCCCGACCCGGCGTGCGCTTCCCCTGCTGGAGCCCTGA
- a CDS encoding SGNH/GDSL hydrolase family protein yields MADDSRNNQQHTIGSYAAIGDSFTEGVGDPGPGGTYLGWADRFAVLLADRLPAPGGAAGPEDFPHGDFRYANLAVRGRLLDQIVEEQVPRAKELAPDLVSFCAGGNDIIRPGTDPDDLAERFERAVADLSNAVGTVMVTTGFDTRGVPVLRHMRGKIATYNVHLRAIADRYHCPVLDLWSLRSVQDRRAWDNDRLHLSPEGHTRVALRAAQVLGHDVPADPDQPWPPQAQRRPFDARRDNIQWAREYLVPWIGRRLRGESSGDHVEAKRPDLLPL; encoded by the coding sequence GTGGCAGACGATTCGAGAAACAACCAGCAGCACACCATCGGGTCGTACGCGGCGATTGGCGACAGTTTCACCGAGGGCGTCGGGGACCCCGGCCCCGGCGGGACATATCTCGGCTGGGCGGACCGCTTCGCGGTGCTCCTCGCCGACCGGCTCCCGGCCCCCGGTGGGGCGGCCGGCCCCGAGGACTTCCCGCACGGGGACTTCCGCTACGCCAATCTCGCCGTACGAGGACGTCTCCTCGACCAGATCGTCGAGGAGCAGGTCCCGCGCGCCAAGGAACTGGCCCCCGACCTGGTCAGCTTCTGCGCGGGCGGCAACGACATCATCCGCCCCGGCACCGACCCCGACGACCTCGCCGAGCGCTTCGAGCGGGCGGTCGCGGACCTGAGCAACGCCGTCGGCACGGTCATGGTCACCACCGGCTTCGACACCCGGGGCGTTCCGGTGCTGCGCCACATGCGCGGCAAGATCGCCACGTACAACGTCCACCTGCGGGCCATCGCCGACCGCTACCACTGCCCCGTGCTGGACCTGTGGTCGCTGCGTTCGGTGCAGGACCGGCGCGCGTGGGACAACGACCGGCTGCACCTGTCGCCCGAGGGCCACACCCGCGTGGCGCTGCGCGCGGCCCAGGTCCTCGGCCACGACGTGCCCGCCGACCCCGACCAGCCCTGGCCGCCGCAGGCTCAGCGCCGCCCCTTCGACGCACGGCGCGACAACATCCAGTGGGCCCGCGAATACCTCGTGCCCTGGATCGGCCGACGGCTGCGCGGCGAGTCCTCCGGCGACCATGTCGAGGCGAAGCGCCCGGACCTCCTGCCGCTGTAG